Proteins from a genomic interval of Stigmatopora nigra isolate UIUO_SnigA chromosome 19, RoL_Snig_1.1, whole genome shotgun sequence:
- the LOC144213038 gene encoding vascular endothelial zinc finger 1-like, which produces MEASWSTFLFQQANEALHHQHQVAQNSLLPLLNAGSEPIDQKPILPIQLEQKNPSISLDLLKDNVAGGGGGGRQPAPVIKKEHKGKTPFVCGYCNKAFRDSYHLRRHESSHTGIKMVSRPKKTAQTAPTMVPMISTMQRENNGNVSYISTPAGIFSTATTSVSSGASIMTSAMGNMGHHQQSVPKKPAKPVKKNHGCEMCGKAFRDVYHLNRHKLSHSDEKPFECPICHQRFKRKDRMTYHVRSHDGGVHKPYVCSVCGKGFSRPDHLSCHVKHVHSSERPFKCQVTACTSAFATKDRLRSHMIRHEGKVTCSICGKMLSAAYITSHLKTHGQANFNSCNKDGICNSASATPVTISAPITTAMNRGNSNNNNNAVTIAAQMNISTNTVNITSPVNLQHPLTITGPVNIASVNIPSSGSMNIAHPVAITTPMPMNIAGPLNIAMRPVDSMPFLSQVLPSSPPW; this is translated from the exons ATGGAGGCAAGCTGGAGTACGTTTCTTTTCCAA CAGGCCAATGAAGCCCTCCATCACCAGCACCAGGTGGCCCAGAATAGCTTGCTGCCTCTCCTCAATGCAGGAAGCGAACCCATCGACCAAAAACCCATCCTGCCCATCCAACTTGAGCAGAAGAACCCTTCCATCTCTTTAGATCTGCTCAAAGACAATGTGgccggcggtggtggcggcggccggCAACCGGCTCCCGTGATCAAGAAGGAACACAAAGGTAAAACGCCATTTGTTTGCGGCTACTGCAACAAAGCCTTCCGCGACAGCTACCACCTGCGACGCCACGAGTCCAGCCACACCGGCATCAAGATGGTGTCTCGGCCAAAGAAGACGGCCCAGACGGCCCCCACCATGGTGCCCATGATCTCCACCATGCAGCGGGAAAACAACGGGAACGTCTCCTACATCTCCACGCCGGCGGGAATCTTCTCCACGGCCACCACCTCGGTGTCGTCGGGCGCCAGCATCATGACGTCCGCCATGGGTAACATGGGCCACCATCAGCAGAGCGTCCCCAAAAAACCCGCCAAGCCCGTCAAGAAGAACCACGGTTGTGAGATGTGTGGCAAGGCCTTCCGTGATGTCTACCACCTTAATCGCCACAAGCTGTCCCATTCTGACGAAAAGCCCTTTGAGTGCCCCATTTGCCACCAACGCTTTAAAAGGAAGGACAGGATGACCTATCACGTTCGCTCTCACGATGGAGGAGTCCATAAGCCCTACGTGTGTTCTGTCTGCGGGAAAGGCTTTTCCAG gccgGACCACTTGAGTTGCCACGTCAAGCACGTTCATTCTTCCGAACGTCCGTTCAAATGTCAGGTGACG GCGTGTACCTCTGCTTTTGCCACCAAAGACCGTCTGCGTTCTCATATGATCAGACACGAAGGGAAGGTGACCTGCAGCATCTGTGGGAAGATGCTAAGCGCCGCTTACATCACCAGCCATCTGAAGACTCACGGACAAGCAAACTTCAACTCTTGCAACAAAG ATGGCATCTGCAACTCGGCCTCAGCCACCCCCGTGACCATTTCTGCTCCCATCACCACAGCCATGAACCGTGGCAActccaataacaacaacaacgccGTCACCATCGCGGCTCAGATGAACATTAGCACCAACACGGTCAACATCACGTCACCGGTCAACCTCCAGCATCCTCTGACCATCACCGGACCGGTCAACATCGCGTCCGTCAACATCCCCTCCAGCGGATCCATGAATATCGCCCACCCCGTGGCCATCACCACGCCCATGCCAATGAATATCGCCGGTCCGCTTAACATCGCCATGAGGCCAGTGGATAGCATGCCTTTCTTGTCCCAAGTCTTACCGTCCTCCCCTCCCtggtaa